A window of the Gossypium arboreum isolate Shixiya-1 chromosome 2, ASM2569848v2, whole genome shotgun sequence genome harbors these coding sequences:
- the LOC108461662 gene encoding pleiotropic drug resistance protein 1-like isoform X1: MENGEAFRVGSARIGSSSIWRNNAMEAFSMSAREEDDEEDLKWAAIEKLPTYLRVRRGIFTEGEGQSREIDIENLGFIERRNLLERLVRIAEDDNERFLLKLKERIDRVGLDMPTIEVRFEHLNVEAEAYVGSRALPTIFNFSANILEGLLSYLHILPNRKKPLPILNDISGIIRPRRMTLLLGPPSSGKTTLLLSLAGKLGKDLKFAGRVTYNGHGMEEFVPQRTSAYISQYDVHIGEMTVRETLAFSARCQGVGPRYEMLKELSRREKEANIKPDPDIDIYMKAAALEGQEANVVTDYILKILGLEVCADTFVGDEMRRGISGGQKKRVTTGEMLVGPARALFMDEISTGLDTSTTFHIVNSLRQSIHILNGTALISLLQPAPESYDLFDDIILLSDGHVVYQGPRENVLEFFEYMGFQCPERKGVADFLQEVTSRKDQEQYWARKDEPYSFISVKELAEAFQSFHIGQKLGDDLAVPFDKSKSHPAALTKDKYGVSKKELLKACVSREYLLMKRNLFVYVFKMIQLIFIGVITMTIFIRTEMHRDTITDGGIFMGALFFILIMIMFNGFAELAMTILKLPVFYKQRDLLFYPSWAYSLPALILKTPISILEVTVWVFMSYYVIGFDPDVGSFFKNYLVLLCLSQMASGLFRLMGGLGRNIIVANTCGSFALLTVLVMGGFILTRDDVKKWWKWGYWISPLMYAQNAITVNEFLGKSWRHVPPNSTEPLGVLVMKSRGIFPEPHWYWIGVGALIGYCFLFNFLFTLALKYLDPFGKPQAVISKETLAERIASKTGGNIELSSRGRDSSGESRRTGASSRSLSWKVTSVNEANQKRKRGMVLPFEPLSMSFDEIKYAVDMPQEMKAQGISEERLELLKGVSGAFRPGVLTALMGVSGAGKTTLMDVLAGRKTGGYVEGTIKISGYPKKQETFARISGYCEQTDIHSPHVTVYESLVFSAWLRLPPEVNSETRMMFIEEVMELVELSSLRDALVGLPGVNGLSTEQRKRLTIAVELVANPSIIFMDEPTSGLDARAAAIVMRTVRNTVDTGRTVVCTIHQPSIDIFDAFDELLLLKRGGEEIYVGPLGRHSCHLIKYFEEINGIPKIKDGYNPATWMLEVTSAPQEEAIGVNFTNIYKNSELYRRNKALVKELSNPAPGSKDLYFQTRYSQSLLTQCIACLWKQYWSYWRNPPYTAVRFLFTTFIALMFGTIFWDLGSKRTRRQDVFNSMGSMYAAVLFIGFQNAASVQPVVAVERTVFYRERAAGMYSALPYAFGQVVIELPYILVQTVIYGIIVYAMIGFEWASHKFFWYLFFMYFTFLYFTFYGMMTVAVTPDHNIAGIISSAFFALWNLFSGFIIPRTRIPVWWRWYYWVCPISWSLYGLIASQYGDVQENFESGETVQHFVRNYFDFREEFVGVVAIVVVGICVLFGFIFAFSIKAFNFQKR; encoded by the exons atggaGAATGGTGAGGCATTTAGAGTCGGCAGTGCACGTATTGGAAGTTCAAGCATTTGGAGGAACAACGCCATGGAAGCTTTCTCCATGTCTGCtcgtgaagaagatgatgaagaaGACCTGAAATGGGCTGCCATCGAGAAACTGCCTACATATTTGCGTGTAAGGAGAGGGATATTCACAGAAGGTGAAGGTCAATCAAGGGAGATCGACATAGAAAACCTTGGATTCATTGAGAGAAGGAATCTGCTGGAAAGGCTAGTAAGAATTGCAGAAGATGATAATGAGAGGTTCTTGTTGAAGCTTAAAGAACGCATTGATAG AGTTGGACTTGATATGCCAACAATTGAAGTCCGGTTTGAGCATCTGAATGTTGAAGCAGAAGCTTATGTGGGAAGTAGAGCGCTGCCTACCATATTCAACTTTTCTGCAAATATTCTAGAG GGATTATTGAGTTACCTTCACATTCTTCCCAATAGAAAGAAGCCATTACCAATCCTTAATGATATCAGTGGAATTATCAGACCTCGAAG AATGACATTGCTGTTAGGGCCTCCAAGCTCGGGCAAGACAACCTTACTATTGTCATTGGCTGGAAAGCTGGGAAAAGATTTGAAA TTTGCAGGCAGAGTAACTTATAATGGACATGGAATGGAAGAATTCGTGCCGCAGAGGACATCAGCTTACATAAGTCAATATGATGTTCATATAGGAGAAATGACGGTCAGAGAAACATTAGCTTTTTCAGCAAGATGTCAAGGTGTTGGACCTCGTTATG AGATGTTGAAGGAATTGTCTCGTAGAGAGAAAGAAGCAAATATCAAGCCTGATCCTGATATTGATATCTATATGAAG GCCGCTGCATTAGAGGGACAAGAGGCAAATGTAGTTACAGATTATATTCTCAAG ATATTGGGACTTGAAGTTTGTGCAGATACCTTTGTGGGAGATGAAATGAGACGAGGTATCTCTGGTGGACAAAAGAAGCGAGTCACTACAG GAGAGATGCTGGTTGGACCAGCAAGGGCACTTTTCATGGATGAGATATCTACTGGTTTGGATACTTCAACAACGTTTCATATTGTGAATTCATTAAGACAGTCCATCCACATCCTCAATGGAACAGCTCTGATCTCTCTGCTTCAGCCGGCTCCGGAGTCATACGATCTGTTTGATGACATAATCCTGCTTTCAGATGGCCATGTTGTGTATCAAGGTCCCCGGGAAAATGTACTCGAGTTTTTCGAATACATGGGGTTTCAGTGTCCAGAAAGAAAAGGAGTTGCTGACTTTTTACAAGAa GTGACATCAAGGAAAGATCAAGAGCAATATTGGGCACGTAAAGACGAGCCTTACAGTTTCATCTCTGTCAAGGAATTAGCTGAAGCATTTCAGTCTTTCCACATTGGACAAAAGCTAGGCGATGATCTTGCAGTTCCATTTGACAAGTCCAAAAGCCATCCAGCTGCTTTAACCAAAGACAAGTACGGTGTTTCAAAGAAGGAACTGTTAAAAGCTTGTGTTTCCAGGGAATATCTTCTAATGAAGAGGAATTTATTCGTATATGTGTTCAAAATGATTCAA CTTATTTTCATTGGAGTCATAACAATGACAATTTTTATAAGGACAGAGATGCACCGAGATACAATAACAGATGGTGGAATTTTCATGGGagctttgttctttattctcattATGATAATGTTCAATGGATTCGCGGAGCTTGCAATGACCATCTTGAAACTCCCTGTCTTCTACAAGCAAAGGGACCTTCTTTTCTATCCTTCATGGGCATATTCTTTACCTGCATTGATCCTTAAGACCCCAATCAGCATCTTAGAAGTTACCGTCTGGGTTTTCATGAGTTATTATGTCATTGGCTTTGATCCTGATGTTGGGAG CTTTTTCAAAAATTACCTAGTACTCCTATGTCTTAGCCAGATGGCATCAGGACTGTTCCGATTAATGGGAGGATTAGGAAGAAATATAATTGTTGCAAACACTTGTGGGTCATTTGCTTTACTTACAGTTCTTGTCATGGGAGGATTCATCTTAACTCGAG ATGATGTCAAGAAATGGTGGAAATGGGGTTACTGGATTTCACCATTGATGTATGCACAAAATGCCATAACTGTGAATGAATTCCTGGGGAAGAGCTGGAGACAC GTTCCTCCTAACTCTACTGAACCATTAGGAGTTTTGGTCATGAAATCTCGTGGAATTTTCCCTGAACCGCATTGGTATTGGATTGGAGTGGGGGCTTTGATTGGATACTGTTTCCTATTCAATTTCCTTTTCACATTGGCGTTAAAGTATTTGGACC CATTTGGGAAGCCTCAAGCAGTAATATCTAAAGAAACCTTAGCTGAGAGAATTGCTAGCAAGACTGGAGGGAATATTGAGCTATCATCAAGGGGAAGAGATTCTTCTGGTGAGTCG AGAAGAACAGGTGCATCATCGAGATCGTTGTCTTGGAAAGTTACTAGTGTCAATGAAGCTAATCAAAAGAGGAAGAGGGGGATGGTTCTTCCTTTTGAACCCCTTTCGATGAGCTTTGATGAAATCAAATATGCTGTAGATATGCCACAG GAAATGAAAGCTCAAGGTATTTCAGAGGAGCGGTTGGAACTTTTGAAGGGAGTGAGTGGAGCTTTCAGACCCGGAGTCCTAACAGCTCTGATGGGTGTTAGTGGTGCTGGCAAGACCACTCTAATGGATGTGTTGGCAGGAAGGAAAACCGGTGGTTATGTCGAGGGAACGATCAAAATTTCAGGGTATCCGAAGAAGCAGGAAACATTTGCTCGTATATCCGGGTACTGTGAGCAAACAGACATCCATTCCCCCCATGTTACAGTCTACGAGTCCTTGGTTTTCTCTGCATGGCTTAGACTACCCCCGGAGGTCAATTCTGAAACCAGGATG ATGTTCATTGAGGAAGTTATGGAGCTTGTGGAGCTAAGTTCATTAAGGGACGCACTTGTAGGATTGCCAGGGGTGAATGGTCTTTCAACTGAGCAACGCAAGAGGCTAACAATTGCAGTTGAACTTGTTGCCAACCCATCCATAATATTCATGGATGAGCCTACATCTGGTCTTGATGCCAGGGCAGCAGCTATAGTAATGAGAACAGTAAGGAACACTGTCGATACAGGACGAACTGTGGTGTGTACCATCCACCAACCAAGCATCGATATATTTGATGCTTTCGATGAG CTGCTTCTGTTGAAAAGAGGAGGTGAAGAAATATATGTGGGTCCACTAGGCCGCCATTCTTGTCATTTAATAAAGTATTTTGAG GAAATAAATGGAATCCCAAAGATAAAAGATGGTTACAATCCAGCAACATGGATGTTGGAGGTTACTTCAGCACCACAAGAAGAAGCAATTGGTGTCAACTTTACCAACATATACAAGAACTCTGAGCTATATAG GAGGAACAAGGCATTGGTGAAGGAACTAAGCAACCCTGCACCTGGTTCCAAGGATTTATACTTCCAGACTAGATATTCACAATCGTTGCTCACTCAATGTATTGCTTGCTTATGGAAGCAGTATTGGTCTTACTGGCGAAACCCACCATACACTGCAGTGAGATTTTTATTCACAACTTTTATAGCTCTAATGTTTGGGACAATATTCTGGGATCTAGGCTCCAAAAG AACAAGGCGACAGGACGTTTTCAACTCAATGGGTTCTATGTATGCTGCCGTTCTCTTTATAGGATTTCAAAATGCTGCATCGGTTCAACCCGTCGTGGCAGTTGAAAGAACGGTCTTTTATCGAGAAAGAGCCGCTGGGATGTATTCAGCACTACCATATGCATTTGGACAG GTTGTGATTGAGCTGCCATACATTTTGGTTCAGACTGTCATTTATGGAATTATAGTGTATGCGATGATCGGATTTGAATGGGCTTCCCACAAGTTCTTCTGGTATCTCTTCTTTATGTATTTCACCTTCTTATACTTCACCTTCTATGGGATGATGACTGTGGCTGTCACTCCCGACCACAATATTGCTGGCATAATTTCATCTGCCTTTTTTGCACTTTGGAATCTTTTCTCCGGATTCATCATCCCCCGAACG AGAATTCCTGTGTGGTGGAGATGGTATTATTGGGTTTGCCCTATTTCTTGGAGCTTGTATGGACTAATTGCTTCACAGTATGGTGACGTACAGGAAAATTTTGAGTCCGGTGAAACGGTGCAACATTTCGTAAGAAACTATTTCGATTTCAGAGAGGAATTCGTGGGAGTCGTTGCAATTGTAGTAGTTGGTATATGTGTGCTCTTCGGATTCATCTTTGCATTCTCAATCAAAGCATTTAACTTCCAGAAGAGATGA
- the LOC108461662 gene encoding pleiotropic drug resistance protein 1-like isoform X3, producing MENGEAFRVGSARIGSSSIWRNNAMEAFSMSAREEDDEEDLKWAAIEKLPTYLRVRRGIFTEGEGQSREIDIENLGFIERRNLLERLVRIAEDDNERFLLKLKERIDRVGLDMPTIEVRFEHLNVEAEAYVGSRALPTIFNFSANILEGLLSYLHILPNRKKPLPILNDISGIIRPRRMTLLLGPPSSGKTTLLLSLAGKLGKDLKFAGRVTYNGHGMEEFVPQRTSAYISQYDVHIGEMTVRETLAFSARCQGVGPRYEMLKELSRREKEANIKPDPDIDIYMKAAALEGQEANVVTDYILKILGLEVCADTFVGDEMRRGISGGQKKRVTTGEMLVGPARALFMDEISTGLDTSTTFHIVNSLRQSIHILNGTALISLLQPAPESYDLFDDIILLSDGHVVYQGPRENVLEFFEYMGFQCPERKGVADFLQEVTSRKDQEQYWARKDEPYSFISVKELAEAFQSFHIGQKLGDDLAVPFDKSKSHPAALTKDKYGVSKKELLKACVSREYLLMKRNLFVYVFKMIQLIFIGVITMTIFIRTEMHRDTITDGGIFMGALFFILIMIMFNGFAELAMTILKLPVFYKQRDLLFYPSWAYSLPALILKTPISILEVTVWVFMSYYVIGFDPDVGSFFKNYLVLLCLSQMASGLFRLMGGLGRNIIVANTCGSFALLTVLVMGGFILTRDDVKKWWKWGYWISPLMYAQNAITVNEFLGKSWRHVPPNSTEPLGVLVMKSRGIFPEPHWYWIGVGALIGYCFLFNFLFTLALKYLDPFGKPQAVISKETLAERIASKTGGNIELSSRGRDSSGETGASSRSLSWKVTSVNEANQKRKRGMVLPFEPLSMSFDEIKYAVDMPQEMKAQGISEERLELLKGVSGAFRPGVLTALMGVSGAGKTTLMDVLAGRKTGGYVEGTIKISGYPKKQETFARISGYCEQTDIHSPHVTVYESLVFSAWLRLPPEVNSETRMMFIEEVMELVELSSLRDALVGLPGVNGLSTEQRKRLTIAVELVANPSIIFMDEPTSGLDARAAAIVMRTVRNTVDTGRTVVCTIHQPSIDIFDAFDELLLLKRGGEEIYVGPLGRHSCHLIKYFEEINGIPKIKDGYNPATWMLEVTSAPQEEAIGVNFTNIYKNSELYRRNKALVKELSNPAPGSKDLYFQTRYSQSLLTQCIACLWKQYWSYWRNPPYTAVRFLFTTFIALMFGTIFWDLGSKRTRRQDVFNSMGSMYAAVLFIGFQNAASVQPVVAVERTVFYRERAAGMYSALPYAFGQVVIELPYILVQTVIYGIIVYAMIGFEWASHKFFWYLFFMYFTFLYFTFYGMMTVAVTPDHNIAGIISSAFFALWNLFSGFIIPRTRIPVWWRWYYWVCPISWSLYGLIASQYGDVQENFESGETVQHFVRNYFDFREEFVGVVAIVVVGICVLFGFIFAFSIKAFNFQKR from the exons atggaGAATGGTGAGGCATTTAGAGTCGGCAGTGCACGTATTGGAAGTTCAAGCATTTGGAGGAACAACGCCATGGAAGCTTTCTCCATGTCTGCtcgtgaagaagatgatgaagaaGACCTGAAATGGGCTGCCATCGAGAAACTGCCTACATATTTGCGTGTAAGGAGAGGGATATTCACAGAAGGTGAAGGTCAATCAAGGGAGATCGACATAGAAAACCTTGGATTCATTGAGAGAAGGAATCTGCTGGAAAGGCTAGTAAGAATTGCAGAAGATGATAATGAGAGGTTCTTGTTGAAGCTTAAAGAACGCATTGATAG AGTTGGACTTGATATGCCAACAATTGAAGTCCGGTTTGAGCATCTGAATGTTGAAGCAGAAGCTTATGTGGGAAGTAGAGCGCTGCCTACCATATTCAACTTTTCTGCAAATATTCTAGAG GGATTATTGAGTTACCTTCACATTCTTCCCAATAGAAAGAAGCCATTACCAATCCTTAATGATATCAGTGGAATTATCAGACCTCGAAG AATGACATTGCTGTTAGGGCCTCCAAGCTCGGGCAAGACAACCTTACTATTGTCATTGGCTGGAAAGCTGGGAAAAGATTTGAAA TTTGCAGGCAGAGTAACTTATAATGGACATGGAATGGAAGAATTCGTGCCGCAGAGGACATCAGCTTACATAAGTCAATATGATGTTCATATAGGAGAAATGACGGTCAGAGAAACATTAGCTTTTTCAGCAAGATGTCAAGGTGTTGGACCTCGTTATG AGATGTTGAAGGAATTGTCTCGTAGAGAGAAAGAAGCAAATATCAAGCCTGATCCTGATATTGATATCTATATGAAG GCCGCTGCATTAGAGGGACAAGAGGCAAATGTAGTTACAGATTATATTCTCAAG ATATTGGGACTTGAAGTTTGTGCAGATACCTTTGTGGGAGATGAAATGAGACGAGGTATCTCTGGTGGACAAAAGAAGCGAGTCACTACAG GAGAGATGCTGGTTGGACCAGCAAGGGCACTTTTCATGGATGAGATATCTACTGGTTTGGATACTTCAACAACGTTTCATATTGTGAATTCATTAAGACAGTCCATCCACATCCTCAATGGAACAGCTCTGATCTCTCTGCTTCAGCCGGCTCCGGAGTCATACGATCTGTTTGATGACATAATCCTGCTTTCAGATGGCCATGTTGTGTATCAAGGTCCCCGGGAAAATGTACTCGAGTTTTTCGAATACATGGGGTTTCAGTGTCCAGAAAGAAAAGGAGTTGCTGACTTTTTACAAGAa GTGACATCAAGGAAAGATCAAGAGCAATATTGGGCACGTAAAGACGAGCCTTACAGTTTCATCTCTGTCAAGGAATTAGCTGAAGCATTTCAGTCTTTCCACATTGGACAAAAGCTAGGCGATGATCTTGCAGTTCCATTTGACAAGTCCAAAAGCCATCCAGCTGCTTTAACCAAAGACAAGTACGGTGTTTCAAAGAAGGAACTGTTAAAAGCTTGTGTTTCCAGGGAATATCTTCTAATGAAGAGGAATTTATTCGTATATGTGTTCAAAATGATTCAA CTTATTTTCATTGGAGTCATAACAATGACAATTTTTATAAGGACAGAGATGCACCGAGATACAATAACAGATGGTGGAATTTTCATGGGagctttgttctttattctcattATGATAATGTTCAATGGATTCGCGGAGCTTGCAATGACCATCTTGAAACTCCCTGTCTTCTACAAGCAAAGGGACCTTCTTTTCTATCCTTCATGGGCATATTCTTTACCTGCATTGATCCTTAAGACCCCAATCAGCATCTTAGAAGTTACCGTCTGGGTTTTCATGAGTTATTATGTCATTGGCTTTGATCCTGATGTTGGGAG CTTTTTCAAAAATTACCTAGTACTCCTATGTCTTAGCCAGATGGCATCAGGACTGTTCCGATTAATGGGAGGATTAGGAAGAAATATAATTGTTGCAAACACTTGTGGGTCATTTGCTTTACTTACAGTTCTTGTCATGGGAGGATTCATCTTAACTCGAG ATGATGTCAAGAAATGGTGGAAATGGGGTTACTGGATTTCACCATTGATGTATGCACAAAATGCCATAACTGTGAATGAATTCCTGGGGAAGAGCTGGAGACAC GTTCCTCCTAACTCTACTGAACCATTAGGAGTTTTGGTCATGAAATCTCGTGGAATTTTCCCTGAACCGCATTGGTATTGGATTGGAGTGGGGGCTTTGATTGGATACTGTTTCCTATTCAATTTCCTTTTCACATTGGCGTTAAAGTATTTGGACC CATTTGGGAAGCCTCAAGCAGTAATATCTAAAGAAACCTTAGCTGAGAGAATTGCTAGCAAGACTGGAGGGAATATTGAGCTATCATCAAGGGGAAGAGATTCTTCTGGTGA AACAGGTGCATCATCGAGATCGTTGTCTTGGAAAGTTACTAGTGTCAATGAAGCTAATCAAAAGAGGAAGAGGGGGATGGTTCTTCCTTTTGAACCCCTTTCGATGAGCTTTGATGAAATCAAATATGCTGTAGATATGCCACAG GAAATGAAAGCTCAAGGTATTTCAGAGGAGCGGTTGGAACTTTTGAAGGGAGTGAGTGGAGCTTTCAGACCCGGAGTCCTAACAGCTCTGATGGGTGTTAGTGGTGCTGGCAAGACCACTCTAATGGATGTGTTGGCAGGAAGGAAAACCGGTGGTTATGTCGAGGGAACGATCAAAATTTCAGGGTATCCGAAGAAGCAGGAAACATTTGCTCGTATATCCGGGTACTGTGAGCAAACAGACATCCATTCCCCCCATGTTACAGTCTACGAGTCCTTGGTTTTCTCTGCATGGCTTAGACTACCCCCGGAGGTCAATTCTGAAACCAGGATG ATGTTCATTGAGGAAGTTATGGAGCTTGTGGAGCTAAGTTCATTAAGGGACGCACTTGTAGGATTGCCAGGGGTGAATGGTCTTTCAACTGAGCAACGCAAGAGGCTAACAATTGCAGTTGAACTTGTTGCCAACCCATCCATAATATTCATGGATGAGCCTACATCTGGTCTTGATGCCAGGGCAGCAGCTATAGTAATGAGAACAGTAAGGAACACTGTCGATACAGGACGAACTGTGGTGTGTACCATCCACCAACCAAGCATCGATATATTTGATGCTTTCGATGAG CTGCTTCTGTTGAAAAGAGGAGGTGAAGAAATATATGTGGGTCCACTAGGCCGCCATTCTTGTCATTTAATAAAGTATTTTGAG GAAATAAATGGAATCCCAAAGATAAAAGATGGTTACAATCCAGCAACATGGATGTTGGAGGTTACTTCAGCACCACAAGAAGAAGCAATTGGTGTCAACTTTACCAACATATACAAGAACTCTGAGCTATATAG GAGGAACAAGGCATTGGTGAAGGAACTAAGCAACCCTGCACCTGGTTCCAAGGATTTATACTTCCAGACTAGATATTCACAATCGTTGCTCACTCAATGTATTGCTTGCTTATGGAAGCAGTATTGGTCTTACTGGCGAAACCCACCATACACTGCAGTGAGATTTTTATTCACAACTTTTATAGCTCTAATGTTTGGGACAATATTCTGGGATCTAGGCTCCAAAAG AACAAGGCGACAGGACGTTTTCAACTCAATGGGTTCTATGTATGCTGCCGTTCTCTTTATAGGATTTCAAAATGCTGCATCGGTTCAACCCGTCGTGGCAGTTGAAAGAACGGTCTTTTATCGAGAAAGAGCCGCTGGGATGTATTCAGCACTACCATATGCATTTGGACAG GTTGTGATTGAGCTGCCATACATTTTGGTTCAGACTGTCATTTATGGAATTATAGTGTATGCGATGATCGGATTTGAATGGGCTTCCCACAAGTTCTTCTGGTATCTCTTCTTTATGTATTTCACCTTCTTATACTTCACCTTCTATGGGATGATGACTGTGGCTGTCACTCCCGACCACAATATTGCTGGCATAATTTCATCTGCCTTTTTTGCACTTTGGAATCTTTTCTCCGGATTCATCATCCCCCGAACG AGAATTCCTGTGTGGTGGAGATGGTATTATTGGGTTTGCCCTATTTCTTGGAGCTTGTATGGACTAATTGCTTCACAGTATGGTGACGTACAGGAAAATTTTGAGTCCGGTGAAACGGTGCAACATTTCGTAAGAAACTATTTCGATTTCAGAGAGGAATTCGTGGGAGTCGTTGCAATTGTAGTAGTTGGTATATGTGTGCTCTTCGGATTCATCTTTGCATTCTCAATCAAAGCATTTAACTTCCAGAAGAGATGA